A window from Citrobacter amalonaticus encodes these proteins:
- the apt gene encoding adenine phosphoribosyltransferase, with product MTATAQQLEFLKNSIKSIQDYPKPGILFRDVTSLLEDPKAYALSIELLVERYKNAGITKVVGTEARGFLFGAPVALGLGVGFVPVRKPRKLPRETIAESYELEYGTDQLEIHLDAIHAGDKVLVVDDLLATGGTIEATVKLIRRLGGEVTDAAFIINLFDLGGEQRLAQQGINCYSLVPFPGH from the coding sequence ATGACCGCAACTGCACAGCAGCTTGAGTTTCTCAAAAATAGCATTAAAAGCATTCAGGACTACCCGAAACCGGGCATTCTTTTCCGTGATGTCACCAGCTTACTGGAAGATCCGAAAGCTTACGCACTCAGCATCGAATTGCTGGTTGAGCGTTACAAAAATGCAGGCATCACCAAAGTTGTCGGTACCGAAGCTCGCGGCTTTCTGTTTGGCGCGCCGGTAGCGTTGGGTCTGGGCGTTGGCTTTGTGCCGGTGCGTAAACCGCGCAAGCTGCCGCGTGAAACGATCGCTGAAAGCTACGAACTGGAATACGGCACCGATCAACTGGAAATCCACCTTGATGCGATCCACGCCGGTGATAAAGTGCTGGTGGTTGACGATCTGCTGGCAACCGGCGGTACGATTGAAGCGACCGTGAAACTGATCCGTCGTCTGGGCGGCGAAGTGACCGATGCGGCGTTCATCATCAACCTGTTTGACCTCGGCGGCGAACAGCGTCTGGCGCAGCAGGGCATCAACTGTTATAGCCTGGTTCCTTTCCCGGGGCACTAA
- a CDS encoding DUF454 family protein — MQRILLIITGWLAVVLGTLGVVLPVLPTTPFILLAAWCFARSSPRFHNWLLYRSWFGSYLRFWQKYKAMPPGVKPRAIVMILITFAVSLWLTPMWWVRILLLVILACLLVFMWRIPVIDEKQQKH; from the coding sequence ATGCAACGAATCCTTTTAATCATCACGGGTTGGCTGGCGGTTGTATTGGGGACGCTGGGTGTTGTGTTGCCTGTATTGCCGACGACACCGTTTATCCTGCTGGCTGCCTGGTGCTTTGCCCGCTCATCGCCGCGTTTCCATAACTGGTTACTCTACCGCTCGTGGTTTGGCAGCTATTTGCGATTCTGGCAGAAATATAAGGCTATGCCGCCGGGCGTTAAGCCCCGCGCGATCGTAATGATCCTCATCACCTTCGCCGTATCGCTGTGGTTGACCCCGATGTGGTGGGTGCGGATCCTGCTGCTGGTGATCCTGGCTTGCCTGCTGGTATTTATGTGGCGAATACCTGTGATTGACGAAAAGCAACAAAAGCACTGA